The nucleotide sequence CCCTCCTGTGGTATCCAAGCAAGCATAGCTAGGAGCAATCAGTAAAAATTTTTTAGATTTGTCTGTAGAATACATAAAAACTATATTGAAGGGTTTGACCAATTTTAAATTCAAAATTTTTTGATTCAAGCAGAAACATTATTGAGCTTTAATTAATAAATTTCGCGCCAAAATAACCCCTGAATACTGAATAAAATTCAGGAGTGTTCAGTTCTACGCGCGGTCAACCTGCTAGAAGTTAAATTTTGAATTGACTCATGATAATATCTTCAATTCTCTAAAGAAATTGAGTGATAACGCTTAGTAAATTAAGTGCCATCTTAGACTAGCTAGATAGTAATGTCTACTATCTTAGGTTAGATAAATGACGACAAGGCTCTAGGGAAATGCAAGGTTTGAATTGAAATAAAGTCTCTAGGTATTAATTGAATAAATTTGACTTGATTAATTGTATATGGTAGAGTGGCTATCAAAGTTCACGGTTTTTCAAGTAATACTAAATCAAATTTTCAAAACCCCTTTACAGTTTTTGATTTTGCCTATTATCTGTTGTCTTTTTCGATAAAAGGGTTATCTAAAGCCGATTTAGTATAATTTATGTATTTTTTTATCCTTTGAGCATTAATTAAGTTAAATAATGAAAGAATTTGTTAAACGGCTACTCAAGCCCATTATCTCTATTTTTCTGTTTATATACATTGCTTGGCTGCGTTTGAGAGGGCGTTTTTTCAACCCTAGAACCAGTCCATCTGTATTAATTTTGCCGCCTGCTGAACCCGGTAGTCTAGGGGATGAAGCATTAGTCACTGGGCTGTTAACCTTATTAGAAGATAAAGGGATTAAAAAAATTGGCTTAGTTTCCTATAAGCCAGAACTTCAGTGGGAAATTTATCGGTTGGAAACTTACAGCTTTGAACTTAGACATCATTTTTTAGGAGGCTATCTAGGTTCCCTAATTGCTCCATTTTACTTTCTTAATGCTGTACATCAATACCAAAAATTTTATTGTATTGGTGCCGATGTAATGGACGGCTATTATTCGCTTAAAGACTCTCTTCAACGAATCAATTTTGTGGATCTAGCTACTCGTTTAGGAATAGAAGCCGCTCTGGTTAGCTTTAGTTTCAATGACCGACAAAAACCCGAAATTATAGAAGCCTTAAATAAACTCCCTTTAGATGTACGAATCTGTGTCAGAGACCCAGTTTCTTATGAAAGATTAAGTAAACTATTACAACGACCGATTGCACTTGTCGCCGATTTAGCTTTTCTTTTACCCCCGGTTCAAGATTCGCCAACTGTTCTAACAGTAGGGCAATGGATTAAGGAACAGCGTAGTAACAATAAAGTTATCCTCGGAATTAACGCTAATTATAAATTAGTGGAAAGCCTTAAATTGAAAACCTTGGATGATCTTATTAAAATATATGTCACTACTCTGGTAGAACTAAAGAGTAAAAATGCTGATTTTAGCTTTGTTTTAATTCCCCATGATTTTCGAGATACTCAAGGCATGAAAAGTGACGTGGGCTTGGCTAAAGGGATTTATCAAGCACTTCCACAAGACCTTCAGTCTAACTGTTTTATCGTCCCTAGTCCTTGTAGTGCCAGTGAAATCAAGGGAATTTGTCGTCAATTAGATATGGTGGTCAGTGGGAGAATGCACCTTGCCATTGCTAGTTTAGGACAAGGGATTCCAGCCGCTTGTATTACTTATCAAGGTAAGTTTGAAGGATTATTTAAGCACTTAGAGCTTGAAGGAATGACTCTTGAACCTGAAAAAGTTCTTCAGCCAGAAAAATTAGTCCAATTTTTGATGCCTTTAATAGCAAAAAGAGAGGAAATGAGTCAATATATTCAAGCTAAATTACCAAAAATCAAAAAACTATCTGAGGCGAATTTAGGCGAGTAGCCAGATGATTGATTCAAGAAAAAAAAAATGATAATATTTTTATGTTATCTGACTTGAATCTACACAATTTATATGGATTATACACCAATTTTAGTGACAGGATGTTCTCGCTCTGGCAGCACTTGGGTTGGAGAAAGTATTGGTTTAAATAAAAAATTACGGTACATTTATGAACCGTTTAATATTGATATTAAATCCCCAAATAGACTCAAATTCCCTTTTCAGTTTATGTATATTAATGAGGAGAATGGAGCAGAATATTACCAACCTATACAGAAATTGCTAACCACTATCCCTTTGAAGGAACGTTTGGCGAATTTTGGTCAAGGTAAGCAGCGGCCACTGCTAAAAGATCCATTAGCCGTCTTTTCGGCTCCCTGGTTAAACAAGCAATTTCAAGCAAAAGTTGTCGTGACCATTCGCCATCCTGCCTCGATAGTCAGTAGCCGAAAAAAACTAGGCTGGCGTTTTAATTTCAAAAATTTTCTGCAACAATCACTCCTGATGCAAGATTATTTAGAGCCTTTGAGGAGTGATTTAGAGTCCCTTACAAAGCGAGACAGAGAT is from Gloeothece verrucosa PCC 7822 and encodes:
- a CDS encoding polysaccharide pyruvyl transferase family protein, whose amino-acid sequence is MKEFVKRLLKPIISIFLFIYIAWLRLRGRFFNPRTSPSVLILPPAEPGSLGDEALVTGLLTLLEDKGIKKIGLVSYKPELQWEIYRLETYSFELRHHFLGGYLGSLIAPFYFLNAVHQYQKFYCIGADVMDGYYSLKDSLQRINFVDLATRLGIEAALVSFSFNDRQKPEIIEALNKLPLDVRICVRDPVSYERLSKLLQRPIALVADLAFLLPPVQDSPTVLTVGQWIKEQRSNNKVILGINANYKLVESLKLKTLDDLIKIYVTTLVELKSKNADFSFVLIPHDFRDTQGMKSDVGLAKGIYQALPQDLQSNCFIVPSPCSASEIKGICRQLDMVVSGRMHLAIASLGQGIPAACITYQGKFEGLFKHLELEGMTLEPEKVLQPEKLVQFLMPLIAKREEMSQYIQAKLPKIKKLSEANLGE
- a CDS encoding sulfotransferase family protein encodes the protein MDYTPILVTGCSRSGSTWVGESIGLNKKLRYIYEPFNIDIKSPNRLKFPFQFMYINEENGAEYYQPIQKLLTTIPLKERLANFGQGKQRPLLKDPLAVFSAPWLNKQFQAKVVVTIRHPASIVSSRKKLGWRFNFKNFLQQSLLMQDYLEPLRSDLESLTKRDRDIIDESIMLWKVIYYVVDIYRHNHPDWLFIRHEDICADPLAAFKQIFAYLNITVSDSICQSILDSTSEKNPTEIPTATQHNLRRNSRSVSELWKSRLSATEIQRVRQETGELADKFYSEAEW